A genomic stretch from Candidatus Schekmanbacteria bacterium includes:
- a CDS encoding lipoate--protein ligase family protein has product MENFNENWDLVKKVKWRIIDSGFADAFFNMAADEYLMGFVRRTSIPVLRFYQWEPSAITIGYAQNINEFLDIDFIASQGMDWVRRITGGEAVLHKGDLTYSSSVPENIIPRRSPRNFYLLLSYAISGAIRKLGVLTDNLELLPSGRTKNFNCFVSKSNYEVSFEGKKIVGSAQRRSNGILLQHGAIMLDVDYKCLDRVFMRNDYIVKGENELKKRLCGVNEIAKKKVEPEEIKTLILKTIEEFGISYEEKAFSANELSEIDEIAKRKYRIASWNREGRY; this is encoded by the coding sequence TGGTCAAAAAAGTAAAGTGGCGCATTATTGACAGCGGTTTTGCTGATGCCTTTTTTAATATGGCGGCAGATGAATATCTAATGGGGTTTGTGAGGCGTACGTCGATCCCGGTTCTTCGTTTTTATCAATGGGAACCATCCGCTATAACAATAGGTTACGCTCAGAATATTAACGAGTTTCTTGATATTGATTTTATTGCTTCACAGGGTATGGACTGGGTAAGGAGAATAACGGGCGGAGAAGCGGTGCTTCACAAGGGGGACCTTACATATTCTTCATCTGTTCCTGAAAATATCATTCCTCGCAGGTCACCACGGAATTTTTACTTACTGTTAAGCTATGCGATTTCCGGTGCCATCAGAAAGCTTGGTGTATTAACAGATAACCTGGAGCTACTCCCATCAGGAAGAACAAAAAATTTCAACTGCTTTGTTTCAAAATCCAACTATGAAGTTTCCTTTGAAGGGAAAAAAATAGTCGGCAGTGCCCAGCGGAGAAGCAATGGCATCCTGTTACAACATGGTGCTATCATGCTTGATGTTGATTACAAATGCCTTGACAGAGTATTTATGAGAAATGACTATATAGTTAAAGGCGAAAATGAATTGAAAAAAAGACTTTGCGGTGTCAATGAGATTGCAAAGAAGAAGGTTGAACCTGAAGAAATAAAGACGTTGATATTAAAGACGATAGAGGAGTTCGGAATTTCTTATGAGGAAAAGGCTTTTTCTGCCAATGAGTTATCTGAAATTGATGAGATTGCAAAAAGAAAATACAGGATTGCAAGCTGGAACCGGGAAGGACGGTATTAA
- a CDS encoding tetratricopeptide repeat protein, translated as MDRKFLRESAQRALQKGELTKALSLYKEVSDSEPDDLQTRNTLGDICVRLGKLDEAVKYYIQVAKEIARKGFYHKAIAIHKKSLRIAPENPSIYQEMAELYRLLKLSNEARACYNWLLKYFRSAGMRNDEITVMKKLVSLAPNDESAKKELINKLVDSGSVEEASNQHLFSGKKSYDAQQYEEAFAYFEDSIRIYPENLEALLLGGDCLLKLGRQNEALEYFENALKRDNENINVLKQLSRVYYMEERYAEALAMIIKIVEKEPQNLEYNKLLLRVYAKLGKMKEAVECSQNVLSLLISQQNYDEFFVICEDLEKKGMFDTSARKKRAEISEIVGDINSAVSDYSAMVEELIKDDNCKEAIALAEKALKLSPENAEIRKQIEIIKTKRGTRVDRGESLSPADSSLRVTNERKVPRGVIFDLSSELKKEMNERNNNSKDEKVLPVNDVSSAVSEATLSEFKKEVDSKIDVKDTATHFNLGMAYMQMELFEDAISEFKKAKNDKTYMLDCITFMAECEHKLGRSESAIEMLMSVINNYVGEQERIIPLKYTAAKFLEEIKMFDRAMDLYLDVSNSNPGYKDVKQRIAFLQKTTGSFSVTRRN; from the coding sequence ATGGATAGAAAATTCTTAAGAGAATCAGCCCAAAGGGCGCTTCAGAAAGGAGAGCTCACAAAGGCACTTTCATTGTATAAGGAAGTTTCCGACTCTGAGCCCGATGACCTTCAGACGCGCAATACGCTTGGAGATATTTGTGTAAGGCTCGGAAAATTAGATGAAGCGGTAAAATATTATATCCAGGTTGCCAAAGAGATAGCGAGGAAGGGCTTTTATCATAAAGCCATTGCCATACATAAAAAATCCCTGAGGATTGCTCCTGAAAATCCATCGATTTACCAGGAGATGGCGGAGCTTTACAGGCTTCTTAAACTAAGCAATGAGGCGAGAGCTTGTTACAACTGGTTGCTTAAGTATTTCAGGTCAGCCGGGATGAGGAATGACGAGATAACAGTGATGAAGAAGCTTGTTTCCCTTGCTCCCAATGATGAATCTGCAAAAAAAGAACTTATAAATAAACTTGTAGATTCAGGCTCCGTAGAAGAGGCTTCCAACCAGCATCTCTTTTCCGGCAAAAAATCTTATGACGCTCAACAATATGAAGAAGCATTTGCTTATTTTGAGGACTCGATAAGAATCTACCCTGAAAATTTAGAAGCGCTTTTATTGGGCGGGGATTGTCTGCTTAAACTTGGCAGGCAGAATGAGGCTTTAGAGTATTTTGAGAATGCGTTGAAACGTGACAATGAGAACATAAATGTTCTTAAGCAGCTGAGCCGGGTTTATTATATGGAAGAAAGATATGCGGAAGCTTTAGCTATGATAATCAAAATAGTTGAAAAAGAGCCGCAGAACCTTGAATACAACAAACTGCTTTTACGTGTATACGCAAAGCTCGGAAAGATGAAAGAAGCGGTGGAATGCTCGCAAAATGTATTGTCATTATTAATATCTCAGCAGAACTATGATGAATTTTTTGTAATATGTGAAGATCTGGAAAAGAAAGGAATGTTTGATACGTCAGCCCGGAAGAAAAGGGCTGAAATCAGCGAGATCGTGGGAGACATCAATAGTGCAGTCAGCGATTATAGTGCAATGGTCGAGGAACTCATAAAGGATGATAATTGCAAGGAAGCCATTGCTCTTGCTGAAAAGGCTCTAAAACTTTCACCCGAAAATGCAGAGATAAGAAAGCAGATAGAAATCATAAAAACAAAGCGCGGGACAAGAGTTGACAGGGGCGAATCACTTTCGCCTGCTGATTCAAGTCTGAGAGTTACAAACGAAAGAAAAGTCCCCAGAGGTGTGATCTTTGATCTTTCTTCCGAGCTTAAAAAAGAAATGAATGAGCGGAATAATAATAGTAAGGATGAAAAGGTTTTACCGGTAAATGATGTTTCTTCTGCAGTTTCTGAAGCTACACTTTCTGAATTCAAGAAGGAAGTTGACAGCAAGATAGATGTCAAGGACACAGCAACGCATTTTAATCTTGGGATGGCTTATATGCAGATGGAACTTTTTGAAGATGCAATATCGGAGTTTAAAAAGGCAAAGAATGATAAGACATATATGTTGGATTGCATTACATTTATGGCAGAGTGCGAGCATAAGCTTGGAAGAAGCGAATCAGCTATTGAAATGCTGATGTCTGTCATAAACAATTATGTGGGAGAGCAGGAGCGAATCATACCGTTAAAATATACCGCTGCAAAATTCCTTGAGGAGATTAAGATGTTCGATCGTGCTATGGACCTTTACCTTGATGTCAGTAATTCAAATCCGGGTTATAAGGATGTCAAACAGCGAATTGCCTTTTTGCAGAAAACAACAGGTTCGTTTTCTGTTACGCGACGAAACTAA
- a CDS encoding peptidoglycan DD-metalloendopeptidase family protein — protein MHIHHRKKIYVRFGFAVLLLIASGGAFLAGSYYQKKIAEEKFETVVKTKELLKTENEQYRQELSEIRLHLTKLKSLEDKLIDIFGLKNTDATRKPAAKSAAKPSAKTAKKNGVGGPEVSQRTEVMFRNELLTEKSFYHKDAAKLYFNILRKEEVFSEINDYINTKKTNFKNPMFVYTLMPANGKINSNYGTRMDPLTEEVAFHEGIDISANYWTPVRAVSSGKVTLSGWDSSGYGKMVIIDHGRGYSTVYGHNCTTIVKPNEVVKKGEVIAYVGNTGRSTGPHLHFEVRYNGRSFNPLNYYYKRG, from the coding sequence ATGCATATACATCATAGAAAGAAAATATACGTGCGGTTTGGATTTGCAGTGTTATTGCTTATTGCAAGCGGCGGAGCATTTCTCGCAGGTTCTTACTATCAGAAGAAGATTGCAGAAGAGAAATTTGAGACAGTTGTAAAAACAAAAGAGCTGTTAAAGACTGAGAACGAACAATACCGCCAGGAGCTTTCTGAGATCAGACTGCACCTCACTAAGCTGAAATCTCTTGAAGACAAACTCATTGATATATTCGGTTTAAAGAATACAGACGCTACGCGTAAACCTGCGGCTAAATCTGCAGCTAAACCCTCGGCTAAAACAGCTAAAAAAAATGGAGTCGGCGGACCGGAAGTATCACAGAGGACTGAAGTCATGTTCCGCAATGAATTACTTACAGAGAAAAGTTTTTATCACAAGGATGCGGCTAAACTTTATTTTAACATATTGCGCAAAGAAGAGGTTTTTTCAGAGATAAACGATTATATAAACACTAAGAAAACGAATTTTAAGAACCCGATGTTTGTTTATACTCTCATGCCTGCTAACGGTAAAATAAACTCCAATTACGGTACAAGGATGGACCCTTTGACTGAAGAAGTGGCTTTTCACGAGGGGATAGACATATCAGCGAATTACTGGACACCTGTGAGAGCGGTTTCATCCGGGAAGGTGACTTTATCGGGGTGGGACTCTTCAGGCTACGGCAAGATGGTGATCATAGATCACGGAAGAGGCTATTCGACAGTGTACGGCCATAACTGCACGACGATTGTGAAACCTAATGAGGTTGTAAAAAAGGGAGAAGTAATAGCTTACGTGGGAAATACAGGCAGAAGCACAGGACCTCATTTACACTTTGAAGTCAGATATAACGGAAGGTCATTTAACCCGCTTAATTATTATTATAAGCGCGGGTGA
- a CDS encoding 2,3-bisphosphoglycerate-independent phosphoglycerate mutase, protein MVPFNIIKSLATKTDSKILFLILDGLGGLPDPATGKSELESANIPNINSLTSRAACGLSVPVSHGITPGSGPAHLSLFGYDPFTYEVGRGVLEALGVNFPLKKGDVAFRINFATVDSNGIITDRRAGRVKTEISAKLCEELNSKIKLPGVEVFVRAVKEHRAAMVLRGTDLGGNIADTDPQKEGLKPKKAVALDEKSRHAAELANQFIEKAGEILKGKTPANYLMLRGISGYHGLPQMQDVYNLTPAAIATYPMYKGIVRLLGMEVLDTGDTLDGEIKALHENYNRFDFFYFHIKKTDAMGEDGNFKGKIAAAEEFDKRLPEILNLKFDTIVLTGDHSTPAIMKSHGWHPVPVIIWGNYCRPDSVKIFNENECLRGSLGIIQAVDIMPLALANAGKLLKYGA, encoded by the coding sequence ATGGTACCATTCAACATAATTAAATCTCTTGCAACAAAAACGGATTCGAAAATCCTGTTTCTCATTCTTGACGGATTGGGAGGGCTTCCTGATCCTGCAACCGGAAAATCAGAGCTGGAATCTGCAAATATTCCGAATATAAATTCGCTGACATCGCGTGCGGCATGCGGGCTTTCAGTGCCTGTCTCCCACGGGATAACCCCCGGCAGCGGTCCCGCGCATTTGTCGCTCTTTGGCTACGATCCATTCACATATGAAGTAGGGCGCGGTGTGCTTGAAGCCTTAGGAGTGAACTTTCCGCTTAAAAAAGGCGACGTTGCTTTCAGGATAAATTTTGCCACAGTTGATTCGAACGGTATCATCACCGACAGGAGAGCGGGCAGGGTAAAAACAGAAATTTCAGCTAAACTCTGCGAAGAACTGAACAGCAAAATCAAATTGCCCGGAGTTGAAGTCTTCGTAAGGGCAGTAAAGGAACATCGTGCTGCTATGGTTTTAAGAGGAACAGACCTTGGTGGAAACATAGCTGACACAGATCCGCAGAAGGAAGGTTTGAAACCTAAAAAGGCGGTTGCACTCGATGAAAAAAGCAGACATGCCGCAGAACTCGCAAATCAGTTCATAGAAAAGGCAGGAGAAATCCTTAAAGGAAAAACCCCAGCAAACTATCTTATGCTCCGCGGAATCTCAGGTTACCATGGTCTCCCGCAGATGCAGGATGTCTATAATCTTACACCGGCTGCCATAGCCACTTACCCGATGTACAAGGGCATAGTGCGGCTCCTTGGCATGGAAGTTCTTGATACAGGAGACACATTAGACGGGGAAATCAAAGCTCTTCATGAAAACTACAACCGCTTTGACTTCTTCTATTTCCATATTAAAAAGACTGACGCAATGGGGGAAGACGGAAACTTCAAAGGAAAGATAGCGGCAGCTGAAGAGTTCGACAAAAGGCTTCCGGAAATACTGAATCTTAAGTTCGATACCATTGTGCTCACAGGCGACCATTCCACTCCGGCAATAATGAAATCACACGGCTGGCACCCGGTACCTGTAATAATCTGGGGCAACTATTGCAGACCTGACAGTGTTAAAATCTTCAATGAAAACGAATGTCTGAGAGGAAGCCTTGGGATAATCCAGGCAGTTGATATCATGCCGCTTGCTCTTGCTAATGCAGGCAAGCTTCTAAAATACGGGGCTTAG
- a CDS encoding ComF family protein: MPVTFNSFRNLADGFIDLLFPPSCFYCGTELFGFPEKNICASCFQKIIDDPIHLAERGHGFSSSVSNVFVIGKYDGILREAVHSFKYKHRISLGREIMRVFFSSGKSGISTFCPDAILYVPLHPLREWERGFNQSRIIASELSKVLATPSLDILRRRKYTRQQVGLGKVERERNVKGAFAVRRRADKLIAGKKILLVDDVITTGATVSECANVLIREGRANEVAVFAMARR, from the coding sequence ATGCCAGTCACTTTTAATTCTTTTAGGAATCTTGCTGATGGTTTTATTGATCTTCTTTTTCCCCCATCCTGTTTTTATTGCGGGACGGAGCTTTTTGGTTTTCCGGAAAAAAATATATGCGCTTCATGTTTTCAAAAGATAATAGATGATCCAATCCATCTGGCTGAAAGAGGACATGGATTTAGCAGCTCTGTATCGAATGTCTTTGTGATTGGAAAGTATGATGGAATTCTCCGCGAAGCAGTGCATTCATTCAAATATAAACACAGGATTTCACTTGGACGGGAGATAATGCGGGTGTTTTTCTCATCCGGGAAAAGCGGTATATCAACATTCTGCCCTGATGCTATCCTATATGTTCCTCTGCATCCCTTGAGGGAATGGGAAAGAGGTTTTAACCAGTCACGTATAATCGCATCAGAACTTTCGAAGGTGCTTGCAACTCCCTCTTTAGATATTTTGCGCCGTCGAAAGTATACGAGGCAGCAGGTGGGGCTTGGCAAGGTTGAACGGGAGCGGAATGTTAAGGGTGCCTTTGCAGTCAGGAGAAGAGCGGATAAGTTGATTGCGGGGAAAAAGATCTTGCTGGTTGATGACGTGATAACAACTGGTGCCACGGTAAGCGAATGTGCCAATGTTCTTATAAGAGAAGGGAGAGCAAATGAAGTCGCAGTTTTTGCAATGGCGAGGAGATGA
- a CDS encoding cupin domain-containing protein, with translation MKKRDNDEEFDEGLLPASTAVNVGKFVEYAKGSVVSKTLVDNSAGTLTLFSFDKGQGLSEHSAPFDAVVQVIDGEVEIRIGGKPVKASEGEMVLMPANIPHALKAIKKFKMLLTMLRAK, from the coding sequence ATGAAAAAACGAGACAATGATGAAGAGTTCGATGAAGGGCTGCTTCCTGCTTCAACTGCCGTGAATGTCGGGAAATTTGTTGAATATGCGAAAGGCTCGGTCGTGAGCAAGACTCTTGTTGATAACAGTGCAGGCACTCTTACCCTTTTTTCATTCGATAAAGGGCAGGGGTTGAGCGAGCATTCGGCCCCCTTTGATGCAGTAGTTCAGGTCATTGATGGAGAAGTTGAAATTAGAATAGGCGGCAAACCTGTAAAAGCCTCCGAAGGAGAGATGGTACTAATGCCTGCCAATATTCCGCATGCTCTTAAGGCAATTAAAAAGTTTAAGATGCTGCTTACAATGCTGAGGGCGAAATAA
- a CDS encoding carotenoid biosynthesis protein yields the protein MKSFIFFELSVLAIFLATLWHSARRQSYHKSEFWVAFCYALLFEELDIRFFKTYHYGDGYSLVIGNVPVVIALAWAIIIYTSMQISDCYPLDDYARPFFDALTAVLIDLSVDMIAIRLGYWQWNIPMNQGWFGVPAGNLYAWMFVVFFFSLFCRVTRVLYNKNKKYLLLIGIVPILSYAALFISIVVTGTVNVYLGLDENMKLLTFLAIVILFASPCIISFIKMRGHFPASIHPVIYFIRLCLHGFFLIELVINWFFVSMPVLLVISLSALSIEVLIHREIRI from the coding sequence ATGAAATCGTTTATTTTTTTTGAGCTTTCAGTGCTTGCCATATTTCTTGCGACCTTATGGCATTCTGCAAGGAGACAATCATATCATAAGTCAGAATTCTGGGTTGCCTTTTGTTATGCCCTGCTTTTTGAAGAGCTGGACATAAGATTCTTTAAAACCTATCACTACGGTGACGGATATTCTCTGGTTATAGGGAATGTCCCCGTAGTCATTGCCCTTGCCTGGGCAATAATCATCTACACAAGCATGCAAATCTCAGACTGCTATCCGCTCGATGATTATGCAAGGCCCTTCTTCGATGCCCTCACGGCGGTACTTATAGATCTTTCTGTTGATATGATTGCAATAAGGCTCGGTTACTGGCAGTGGAATATACCTATGAACCAGGGGTGGTTCGGGGTCCCGGCAGGAAACCTCTACGCATGGATGTTTGTCGTATTCTTCTTCTCTCTGTTCTGCAGGGTGACAAGAGTACTCTATAATAAAAACAAGAAGTATCTTCTTCTGATCGGGATAGTCCCGATTCTCTCGTATGCCGCGCTGTTCATAAGCATTGTTGTAACAGGAACAGTAAATGTTTATCTGGGACTGGATGAAAACATGAAGCTTCTCACTTTTCTGGCTATAGTGATCTTATTCGCATCTCCCTGCATTATAAGTTTTATAAAAATGAGAGGTCATTTCCCGGCATCCATCCATCCTGTGATATATTTCATCCGGCTTTGCCTTCACGGTTTTTTTCTCATTGAGCTTGTAATAAACTGGTTCTTCGTCAGCATGCCTGTTCTGCTTGTCATTTCCCTCTCTGCGCTCTCAATCGAAGTGCTTATACACAGAGAAATAAGGATTTAA
- the era gene encoding GTPase Era, which yields MNKKNNKAANENDNFRCGFVTIFGRANTGKSTLLNSILGNKLSITSNKPQTTRNKITGILNGDGYQIVFIDTPGIGAAKGVMGSNLVRIAYGSLNSADIILVIIDALAGITREDEKILSRTTDTGAIVYLVINKIDLIGKQNILLMIESMKKYKHIKEFIPVSAKKGTNLERLIACVSNDLPVAHRYFEDDLITDRPEEFVFSEFIREKIYRLLKQEVPYSALVEVNEIKEGKNEVLVVSANIFVEKESQKGIIVGKNGEMIKKIGTSAREDIEEFTGCKVFLDLHVRVKPRWTEDIDTLHKHGYTTEEN from the coding sequence ATGAATAAAAAAAACAATAAGGCGGCTAATGAGAATGATAATTTCCGCTGCGGTTTCGTGACGATATTTGGAAGGGCAAACACAGGCAAATCAACCCTGCTCAACAGCATACTGGGGAACAAGCTTTCAATAACTTCAAACAAGCCTCAGACAACCAGGAACAAGATCACGGGTATATTGAACGGAGACGGTTACCAGATAGTATTCATCGATACTCCCGGGATAGGCGCGGCGAAGGGGGTAATGGGAAGCAATCTTGTCCGTATTGCGTACGGCTCGCTGAACAGTGCAGATATAATCCTCGTAATCATAGATGCCTTGGCCGGTATTACCCGTGAAGATGAAAAGATTCTTAGCCGCACCACTGACACAGGCGCCATAGTGTATCTCGTGATAAATAAAATCGACCTTATTGGAAAACAGAACATCCTTCTCATGATCGAAAGCATGAAGAAGTATAAGCATATAAAAGAATTTATTCCTGTCTCAGCCAAGAAAGGTACGAATCTGGAAAGGCTTATAGCATGTGTCAGCAATGATCTTCCTGTTGCTCACCGGTACTTTGAAGATGATCTGATAACAGACCGTCCTGAGGAGTTTGTTTTTTCCGAATTCATAAGAGAAAAGATATACAGGTTGCTAAAGCAGGAGGTCCCTTATTCAGCGCTTGTTGAAGTAAATGAGATAAAAGAAGGCAAGAATGAAGTTCTTGTTGTATCAGCCAATATATTTGTTGAAAAAGAATCGCAGAAGGGTATTATTGTTGGCAAAAATGGAGAGATGATAAAGAAAATAGGAACTTCGGCAAGGGAAGATATTGAAGAATTCACGGGCTGTAAGGTCTTCCTTGATTTGCACGTGCGCGTGAAACCGCGCTGGACAGAAGATATAGATACCCTGCATAAGCACGGCTACACAACTGAAGAAAACTGA
- a CDS encoding CBS domain-containing protein: MYLVGEIFLSEVIGKKIYDREGESIGKLTDLVIRLGDVFPRVVALAAETAKNETTVIPFENLELFNRSTITTVILKGEVNGRQILENEMLICRDLLDKQIVDITGAKVVRVNDVKLGDVKGNLCLIAADVSFSGIMRRLGMENVSQDIMKLFGYKKAPDLIGWNYLQPLQTTESSLTLNVQRSKLSELHPSDIASIMSQIPHRERAALFDTLDLETAAEALHELEPDAQVSIIHNMDKEQASELLELMPPDEAADLLGDLPEDKAQELLNLMEADEAEDVQELLEHEDDTAGGLMTTDFLSFPPNVTVAETFKNLRLVAPDVEMIYYVYVVDDNDKLLGVLSIKDLLVSHDNSMLSEIMQDQVKSVSPDADPEDVADMISKYNFYAIPVVNDDGIIMGIITVDDIVDLLIPPASRRKTQRI, encoded by the coding sequence ATGTACCTTGTAGGAGAGATATTTTTAAGCGAGGTAATAGGGAAGAAGATTTATGACAGGGAAGGTGAGTCTATAGGAAAACTTACCGACCTCGTGATAAGACTTGGAGACGTGTTCCCGCGCGTTGTGGCGCTTGCAGCCGAGACAGCAAAAAATGAGACCACTGTGATTCCCTTTGAGAACCTTGAACTTTTCAACCGCAGTACCATAACAACCGTCATCCTTAAGGGAGAGGTCAACGGCAGACAGATACTTGAAAACGAGATGCTAATCTGCAGGGACCTTCTTGATAAGCAGATTGTCGATATTACGGGCGCAAAGGTTGTGCGGGTAAATGATGTAAAGCTTGGCGATGTGAAAGGCAACCTCTGTCTCATCGCAGCCGATGTCAGTTTCAGCGGAATAATGAGAAGGCTTGGGATGGAAAATGTATCGCAGGACATAATGAAGCTGTTCGGCTACAAAAAAGCCCCGGACCTGATCGGCTGGAATTACCTTCAACCTCTCCAGACTACCGAGAGCAGCCTTACTCTTAATGTCCAGCGCTCGAAGCTGTCAGAGCTTCATCCTTCAGATATCGCATCTATCATGAGCCAGATACCTCATCGTGAAAGGGCAGCCCTTTTCGATACCCTTGACCTTGAAACTGCCGCAGAGGCTTTGCATGAACTTGAGCCTGATGCGCAGGTTTCGATTATCCACAACATGGACAAGGAACAGGCTTCTGAGCTTCTAGAATTAATGCCTCCTGATGAAGCGGCGGATCTGCTCGGCGACCTGCCTGAGGATAAAGCGCAGGAGCTCTTAAATCTCATGGAGGCCGACGAGGCAGAGGATGTGCAGGAACTCCTTGAGCATGAAGACGATACGGCCGGTGGTCTTATGACTACTGACTTTCTCTCTTTTCCTCCAAATGTCACTGTGGCAGAGACTTTCAAGAACCTGAGACTTGTGGCTCCGGATGTTGAGATGATTTATTACGTCTATGTAGTTGATGATAACGACAAACTCCTCGGAGTATTATCAATAAAAGACCTTCTTGTGTCGCACGACAACAGTATGCTTTCAGAAATAATGCAGGATCAGGTAAAGTCTGTCTCTCCTGACGCAGACCCTGAGGATGTGGCAGATATGATATCGAAATATAATTTTTATGCCATCCCTGTTGTGAATGATGATGGTATAATAATGGGTATTATAACAGTTGATGATATAGTTGACCTTTTAATCCCTCCGGCATCAAGAAGGAAAACGCAGAGGATCTGA
- a CDS encoding Nramp family divalent metal transporter → MIFRKNEKKPSNRLWIFLAMIGPGIITANADNDAGGIATYTIAGAREGYSMLWALFLITIALIVIQEMAGRMGVYTGKGLADLVRENFSIKTTFITMILLIIGNLTVTIAEFAGIAAGFELFGVSKYVSVPIAAFLIWIIVIKGSYRAVERVMLFFCVIYFTYVISGFMAGPKWDHVLKGFMVPTFKFETDYINIFIALVGTTITPWMQFYLQASVVDKGVKREKYNYLKWDIYLGTFVTDFVAMFIIIAAAATLYVNGINVDSAEEAAIALKPLAGNYAFILFAIGLLNASVLGAIILPLSTAYAVSEAFGWESGLGKKFGDAPRFFWFYTIVLLAGAAFVLIPGIHLIFVMIFSQTINGILLPIILILMLKLINNKRIMGDKVNTLYQNVLAWGTSVMLIILTALLLAGMIYPRSLDYITEMVKRI, encoded by the coding sequence ATGATTTTCAGAAAAAATGAAAAAAAGCCTTCCAACAGGCTCTGGATATTCCTTGCCATGATAGGGCCGGGAATAATTACCGCAAACGCCGACAATGACGCCGGCGGCATCGCCACCTATACGATTGCCGGCGCAAGGGAAGGGTACAGCATGCTGTGGGCCCTTTTCCTTATAACTATTGCCCTCATAGTTATCCAGGAGATGGCGGGCCGCATGGGGGTTTATACCGGCAAGGGGCTTGCAGATCTTGTAAGGGAAAACTTCAGCATAAAGACAACCTTTATAACAATGATTCTCCTCATAATCGGAAATCTTACTGTGACTATTGCAGAGTTTGCAGGTATCGCAGCAGGCTTCGAGCTTTTTGGCGTAAGCAAGTATGTTTCCGTTCCGATTGCGGCATTCCTTATCTGGATCATAGTCATAAAGGGCAGTTACAGGGCAGTGGAGCGCGTCATGCTTTTCTTCTGCGTAATTTATTTTACTTATGTTATCTCAGGGTTCATGGCCGGGCCCAAATGGGACCATGTCCTTAAGGGCTTTATGGTCCCTACTTTCAAGTTCGAGACAGATTACATCAACATCTTTATAGCCCTCGTAGGAACAACGATAACCCCGTGGATGCAGTTTTATCTTCAGGCTTCCGTAGTTGACAAGGGGGTAAAGCGCGAAAAATACAATTATCTGAAATGGGATATTTATCTGGGCACATTCGTCACAGATTTTGTCGCCATGTTCATCATAATAGCGGCGGCAGCTACTCTCTATGTGAACGGCATCAATGTTGATTCTGCCGAGGAAGCTGCCATTGCTTTAAAACCTCTTGCTGGAAATTATGCTTTCATACTCTTTGCCATCGGTCTTCTCAATGCATCCGTGCTTGGCGCAATCATACTTCCTCTTTCAACTGCCTATGCAGTGAGCGAAGCCTTCGGATGGGAATCGGGGCTCGGGAAAAAATTCGGCGATGCACCCCGTTTCTTCTGGTTTTATACCATAGTGCTTTTAGCTGGCGCTGCGTTTGTCCTGATACCAGGGATTCACCTCATATTCGTGATGATTTTTTCGCAGACAATAAACGGGATACTCCTGCCTATCATCCTTATCCTCATGCTGAAGCTTATAAACAACAAACGGATAATGGGGGACAAGGTCAACACTTTATACCAGAATGTTCTTGCCTGGGGAACGTCCGTGATGCTCATCATTCTTACGGCACTGCTCCTTGCCGGAATGATATATCCGAGGTCGCTTGATTACATTACGGAGATGGTGAAAAGGATTTAA